TATTCTGTCAGCAATGAATCCTCCCAATAGTGAAAGAATATAAATTAGGGCATAAAATACAGAATAGATCAGTCCTGCATCTTTACCATTTAAACCGTATTTTGCTTGTAAAAATAGTACAAGAATAGCCATCATTGTGTAAAAGCCGAAACGCTCTCCCATGTTAGCTAATGAAGCGGCAATAAGTCCTTTCGGATGTCCTTTTAACATAAACGTATGATTTTGATAGATTAGTTCGAAAATTAGCAATCGGACAAATATAATTAACTTTTTCTTCCATAAAGGAGAGCCAGGTCATGTGCGAATATGTTGTATGAAAGAAAAAGAACAGCATCCGGGAGTATGGATGAGGAAAAACGGTCTTGATTTTGTAAATTCGTTCAGCATGCATAGCCTTAAAGAGGCGAACGTGAAATCGACTTCCAAAGCTAAAATCAATTGCTATGAAACTTTTTGCGACCAGCCAGATTGCCGGTATTGATAAATATACCATTGAGCATGAACCCATTTCTGATATCCATTTGATGGAACGGGCAGCATCCACTTTGGTCGACTGGATTCTGCATCACGCCGAACCGGACCAGCATCTGAAATTCTTTGTGGGACCGGGTAACAATGGTGGCGATGCGTTAGCCGCTGCCCGAATGCTGGCATGGGCACTTTCTGGCATCGATGTGTATGTGATGGACTTGGGAAAAGGAATGTCCGAATCGGCCAACACCAACCTGGAGCGTTTGCGGCAGCAGAACCGCACACAAATCGTTTATTTGGATGCAGATGCACCGATGCCGGAAATCAAGCCGACCGACTGGGTAGTTGACGGATTGTTTGGTTCAGGCTTGTCACGTCCGTTGAAAGGTTTGCCGGCGAAAATCGTCAAACACATCAACGACTCCGGTGCACAGGTCGTCGCTATCGATATCCCTTCCGGCCTGATGGGAGAAGATAACCGACAAAACGATCGCGATTCCATTATACGCGCCGATGTGACGCTTACGTTTCAGTTTCCGAAAATCAGTTTTCTCCTGCCGGAAAACGATCCGTTCACCGGCCACTGGATAGTTCTGGATATTGGTTTACACCCGGATGGAATCGAACAAACGGAGACCCCTTTCTTCTATACCGATCACCTGGTGGCAAAAGCCCTTTTGAAAGACCGGAGAACCTTCGCCCACAAGGGAAACTTCGGACATGCGTTGCTGATTGCCGGTAGTTACGGAAAAATGGGAGCAGCTGTTCTTGCATCGCGGGGTTGTCTTCGTTCGGGAGTTGGTCTACTTACGACGCACGTTCCCCGTCTCGGATACAACATCCTGCAAAACAGCATTCCGGAAGCCATGGCCAGCATCGACCAGTCGGATTTGATGTTTACCCAAAATCCGGATTTGACCTCTTTCGATGCGATTGGTATCGGGCCCGGCCTGGACACGAAGTGCAATACAGGGCGCGGTGTTCAGCGAATGCTGGAAGAAGAAATGAAAAAGCCGATGGTTATCGATGCAGATGGATTGAACCTGTTGGCAAAGAATCCGGAGTGGTTGAAGTTGCTTCCCCCTGAAACCATTCTGACACCGCATCCGGGAGAGTTTGCCCGGTTGACGCACCCGGTGGAATGTGGATACGAACGATTGCAACTGGCCAAAGAATATGCGCGGGAAAATGGCGTTGTGCTGGTATTGAAAGGGGCTTACACAGCTATTGCTTGTCCTGACGGAACCTGCTGGTTCAACAGTACCGGCAACCCGGGGATGGCTACGGCCGGAAGCGGTGATGTGCTCACTGGAATTCTGCTTGGCTTGCTGGCACAGGGATATACAGCTAAAGAGGCAGCTATTCTGGGTGTTTTCCTTCATGGGCTGGCTGCTGATTTCGCTGTTGAGGAAGGTTCGCACGAAGCACTGCTGGCAGGCGATATAACTCAGCACCTCGGATTGGCATTTGCCACACTTAAAGATTCTTAAAGATTTTGTGAAAGCAAAAAAAACTATCAAATTTGGGGATATTTGTTTCTGTTAATCTCTCTTTTTCCGTTAGAGAAACTGAGAAAAGAATTTGCTGGTGTATGAGTTAGCAGAAACAAGCAGACTTAAGACAATGAGGCAGAGCGGTATGAAATCTTCCCGATAAGGGTGTTTTACGACTGGCCGTTTTTATGTGGTTGAATGAATAATTAAAGAAAAATGAAAAGTATATATCTTACTTTACTGGGCTTACTGTTTGTTGCCGGACAGGTGATGGCATCGCCCAAAGATGACAAACGCAAAGATGGAGAACAGGTTCCTTTTACAGGAAGCGTTGTTTATTCTTTGCCGGAGACGGGGATTAGGGTAACCGTTGAAGCGGAACAGGTGAAATTTGTTCACGGTCCGTATTACCAATATGCCGAAAAATACCTCGGAATTCCGAATGCCCCTTCCACCGACAGGGAAACCTGGAAAATTACCAATGTGAGTCTGGAGACCTATGGTGAACCCGACCCGAATGAAGTGCATAAAGCGTCTGGTCCTTATGCTTCGGCTTTAAGCCTGACAGCAGACGGCGTACTGATTGGTATTAACAGTGATGTGAAATTGGGCAAAGAAGAGGTTTCCAGTTCGGTTTACACACCAGACGTTGAGGTACCGGATGAACCCTGGCCCGATCGATCGATGCACTCGTTTTTGAATAAGGTGGATTCTGTTTCTCCCGAGATGTACACTACTAAAACATTGCAGCAGAAAGCGCTGGAAACCGCACACGATATTACCAAAATCAGGAAACGGAAATTCAAATCGCTTGTTTTTGGATACGATAAAGCTTTACCCGATGGCGAGGCCTACAATACCATGGTGGCTCAGCTCGATAAGCTCGAAAAGAAGTATGTGGGGCTTTTTATCGGAAAATCATACAAAGCAAAGCATACGTATGTTTTCAATGTGGTTCCCGGAGCAAAAAATGGTAAAAGTCAGATTGTGTTCCGGTTTTCATCTTCCAAAGGCGTTGTTCCGACCACTGACCTTTCCGGGAAACCAGTGATGCTGGAGCTTGACCCGAATACCAGCCTGGAGAAAAGCAATGGCCAGATGGCGGCGGTGCAGCCAGCTACAACAACTGAAACAAGCGACAGTGGTTTGTTTTACCGGATTCCCGGAAATGCGGAAGTGCGTTTGTTGGACGGGACTCATACTTTGCTGGAGTCACACCTGACGCTGGCACAGTTCGGCAAAGTGGCTCCCATTCCCGAAGGCTTGCTCAACGGGAATTATTCCATACGCTTGCATCCGGCTACCGGCGCGATTCAGCGCATTAAGGAAAAAAATAAAGAAGAAATTCAATAGTTAGAGAATGCGGACTACGGTCCGCATTTTTTTATGTTATAACCTGCTTTTCCCGATGTTTCCCAACATCTTTGAAGCAACGCATGGCTCTCCCAAACCTCCGGTTTTAAAGGGTTTTGATTTTTAACATCCTGTTTTTTTTGTCAAAATATGACGTAAATCGCCTTTGTTGAGCAGAATATCTTCCGGTTTTTATTGTATTTTGGGCTGCCAATAGGAAAAAATCATTTGTAAGTAAATAGATAATTATGACTGAAGCAATTCGAAAATCGTTGAGGGAATCACCAAAAGCAAGGTGGACGGCGATGGTTGTCGTATCACTTTCGATGTTTGGTGCATATTACTTTAACTATGCTTTGTCGCCTGTAAAGCCAATTCTTGAAAGTGCTTTGGGGTGGACAAGTTCTGATTTTGGTGTTTACACCTCTGCCTATGCCTGGTTTAACGTCTACTTCCTAATGTTAATTTTCAGCGGTATTATACTTGACCGTCTGGGGATTAAGATTACCGGTTTAGGTGCTACCGTTTTAATGGTAGTGGGTACAGGTGTTAACTACTGGGCCATTACGGCACCTTTCCCCGCCGGCGCTCATGTTACTCTTCCGCTGGTTGGTGATATCAAAACGGAAGTACTTCTTTCATCCATTGGATTTGCCATTTTCGGTGTGGGAAGTGAGGCGACCGGAATTACCGTTTCGAAAGCGATTGTGAAATGGTTCAAAGGTAAAGAGATGGCTTTGGCCATGGGATTGCAGATGTCGATTGCCCGTTTGGGAACTGCTTTAGCGTTGGCTATTTCGCTGCCATTGGCTCTTCATTTTACTTACAGAGCTCCTGTAGCGTTTGCCTTCATCCTGATGTTGTTGGGAGTCATCGCGTTTATCACCTATATCGTACTGGATACCAAACTCGATAAATCGGAAGCACACATCGAAGTTGAAGAAGAGGAGCCGTTCCGTTTGAGGGATATCGTGATGATTATTTCGAACAAAGCGTTTTGGTACATCGCCATCCTTTGTGTTCTCTTCTATGGTGCGGTTTTCCCGTTCTTATTCTACGCAACGGACTTCATTATCAACAAATATCATGTATCACCTTCGCTGGCAGGGTTGATTCCGAGCTTGTTGCCTTTCGGAACCATCTTCCTGACTCCTTTCTTTGGTGGTATTTACGATAAGAAAGGAAAAGGTGCGACCATCATGATCATTGGTGCTGTCATGTTGATTGTGGTGCATGGATTCCTTTCTATTCCGACCCTTGATAACTGGATTTTTGCCGCCGCCATGGTAGTCATTCTTGGTATTGCTTTCTCGCTGGTGCCGTCAGCCATGTGGCCATCTGTACCGAAAATTATTCCTGAGAAGCAATTGGGAACAGCCTATGCAGTGATCTTCTTTATCCAGAACATTGGTCTGATGTTGATTCCGCTTCTTTTAGGTGTTGTCCTGAACTCGACGAACCCGAATGTCGCACCGAATAAGACCATTATCCGGAAAGCGGTTGAGATGAGCTACACCCAGGCCTTGCAGAAGGAGAACATTACGCTGGATGCAAAAGCGCTGAATATCGCGATTGAGAAAACAACCAGTGGCGTTGTCGACTCAATTGTTGAGTCGGCTTCTTATGTGCCTACTCCGCAAAGCCAAATCAATCCGGAAAAAGTTGAAAACACAATTGTTTCCAATAACCTGGACATGTTGGGAAGTCCGGAGATGGGAGTGACCCAGGAAAAAGTGCTGGACAAAATGGGCTCTACTTTCAAGAAAGCTACTTTTGAAGTGGTGACCAAAGAGAAGCTGAACATCCGGTATGATTACCAGTACGACATTCTGATGTTTACATTGCTGGGAATTTTGGCCCTGTTGTTTGCCTTCCTGTTGAAGCGCGAAGATTTCAAGAAAGGATATGGTCTCGAGAAACCAAATATCGAGAGCTAACACCTAAGAATACTGATAAATTCAAAGGGCTGACCGTTTTCCGGTCGGCCCTTTTTGTTATTCCCTCTCGGGGAAATCATGAGTTTTGACAGGGCAAACCTCCTTCTGATTTGTTATTTTTAAGGATTCAAAAGAAAACTACCATTAATCATTCGCTGTTCAGGACATTAGAAAATCTGTTTTAAACATTATTATAATCGAAAATTATGAGTAAAGAGATTACCAATCTGGAGCCCAAAGCACTTTGGGAAAATTTCTATCAGCTGACTCAAATTCCACGTCCATCCAAAAAGGAGGCAAGAATCCAGGAGTTTATCGAGAACTTCGGAAAATCGCTGGGGCTGGAAACCATCAAGGATGAAACCGGTAACATTATCATTCGCAAACCGGCAACCCCGGGAATGGAAAACCGGAAAGGTGTTGTTTTGCAGGGCCACCTCGATATGGTTCCGCAGAAGAATAACGATACAAAGCACGATTTCGAAAATGATCCGATTGATGCATACGTTGATGGCGATTGGGTAACCGCTAAGGGAACGACTCTGGGAGCTGATAACGGTATCGGTGTGGCAGCTGCCATGACCGTGCTGGCTGATAAAAATATGCAGCACGGACCGGTTGAAGCACTGTTTACCTGCGACGAAGAGACGGGTATGACGGGTGCTTTCGGTTTGAAGAACGATGTCCTGAAAGGTGATATTCTTTTGAATATGGATTCGGAAGACGAAGGTGAATTGTATGTTGGTTGCGCCGGTGGTGTTGACGCCAACATCGAGTTCGAATTCGACCAGGTGGTTGTTCCTTCCGGCGTGAAAGCTTTTGATTTGGTTATTTCCGGATTGAAAGGTGGACACTCAGGAATGGACATTATTCTGGGTCTGGGAAATGCCAACAAATTGCTGGTTCGTTTTCTGAAATATGCGGTAACTGAACTGGATGTTCGTCTGGCCGGAATCAACGCTGGTGGGTTGCGTAACGCGATTCCCCGTGAAGGTACAGCCAATATCGTTGTTCCGGAAGAGAATGTTGACGCATTGAAAAAAGCGGTTGCTGAATACGAGGCAGTATACAAAGCTGAGTTGAGCAGTCGCGAACCGAATCTGAGTTTTGTGGCCAAAGAAGCTGATATGCCGAAGTCGTTGATTGATGAGGCTGTTCAGGATGGTTTGATTGATTCGGTGAATGCCTGCCCGAACGGCGTTATCCGCATGAGCGACGATATGCCCGGATTGGTAGAGACTTCAACAAACCTTGCTTCGATTAAATCGGAGAATGGAACTATCGCTATTCAGTGTCTGTTGCGTAGTTCGGTTGATACTGCTAAGGACTATCTGGCTGATCGTATCGACAGTGTATTCTCACTGGCCGGAGCTACCGTTGTATTTACTGGTGGATATCCCGGATGGAAGCCGAACATGGCTTCGCCGATTCTGAAGCAGATGCAGCAGATTTATAATGATAAATTCGGTAAGATACCGGAGATTAAGGCGATTCATGCCGGATTGGAATGTGGTCTGCTGGGAGCGGTTTATCCCAACTGGGATATGATTTCGTTTGGTCCGACCATTCGTTCTCCTCACTCTCCTGATGAGAAAGTACACATTGAATCAGTGAACAAATTCTGGGACTTCCTGGTTGAGACACTGAAAAATGTAGAAGAAAAATAAAGGATTAATTCCTTACAAGCATAAAAAAAAGCTTTCCTCTAACGGGGAAAGCTTTTTTCTTGTTGGTTGTTTTATAATGCGTTATTAGTGTCGGGGCATGGTGTCGATTATCTCGCCTTCATCTGTCAGGTAATAGCCCATCGCGTGCGCTGTCAG
This Prolixibacter sp. NT017 DNA region includes the following protein-coding sequences:
- a CDS encoding NAD(P)H-hydrate dehydratase, whose amino-acid sequence is MKLFATSQIAGIDKYTIEHEPISDIHLMERAASTLVDWILHHAEPDQHLKFFVGPGNNGGDALAAARMLAWALSGIDVYVMDLGKGMSESANTNLERLRQQNRTQIVYLDADAPMPEIKPTDWVVDGLFGSGLSRPLKGLPAKIVKHINDSGAQVVAIDIPSGLMGEDNRQNDRDSIIRADVTLTFQFPKISFLLPENDPFTGHWIVLDIGLHPDGIEQTETPFFYTDHLVAKALLKDRRTFAHKGNFGHALLIAGSYGKMGAAVLASRGCLRSGVGLLTTHVPRLGYNILQNSIPEAMASIDQSDLMFTQNPDLTSFDAIGIGPGLDTKCNTGRGVQRMLEEEMKKPMVIDADGLNLLAKNPEWLKLLPPETILTPHPGEFARLTHPVECGYERLQLAKEYARENGVVLVLKGAYTAIACPDGTCWFNSTGNPGMATAGSGDVLTGILLGLLAQGYTAKEAAILGVFLHGLAADFAVEEGSHEALLAGDITQHLGLAFATLKDS
- a CDS encoding DUF4831 family protein, with product MKSIYLTLLGLLFVAGQVMASPKDDKRKDGEQVPFTGSVVYSLPETGIRVTVEAEQVKFVHGPYYQYAEKYLGIPNAPSTDRETWKITNVSLETYGEPDPNEVHKASGPYASALSLTADGVLIGINSDVKLGKEEVSSSVYTPDVEVPDEPWPDRSMHSFLNKVDSVSPEMYTTKTLQQKALETAHDITKIRKRKFKSLVFGYDKALPDGEAYNTMVAQLDKLEKKYVGLFIGKSYKAKHTYVFNVVPGAKNGKSQIVFRFSSSKGVVPTTDLSGKPVMLELDPNTSLEKSNGQMAAVQPATTTETSDSGLFYRIPGNAEVRLLDGTHTLLESHLTLAQFGKVAPIPEGLLNGNYSIRLHPATGAIQRIKEKNKEEIQ
- a CDS encoding MFS transporter — its product is MTEAIRKSLRESPKARWTAMVVVSLSMFGAYYFNYALSPVKPILESALGWTSSDFGVYTSAYAWFNVYFLMLIFSGIILDRLGIKITGLGATVLMVVGTGVNYWAITAPFPAGAHVTLPLVGDIKTEVLLSSIGFAIFGVGSEATGITVSKAIVKWFKGKEMALAMGLQMSIARLGTALALAISLPLALHFTYRAPVAFAFILMLLGVIAFITYIVLDTKLDKSEAHIEVEEEEPFRLRDIVMIISNKAFWYIAILCVLFYGAVFPFLFYATDFIINKYHVSPSLAGLIPSLLPFGTIFLTPFFGGIYDKKGKGATIMIIGAVMLIVVHGFLSIPTLDNWIFAAAMVVILGIAFSLVPSAMWPSVPKIIPEKQLGTAYAVIFFIQNIGLMLIPLLLGVVLNSTNPNVAPNKTIIRKAVEMSYTQALQKENITLDAKALNIAIEKTTSGVVDSIVESASYVPTPQSQINPEKVENTIVSNNLDMLGSPEMGVTQEKVLDKMGSTFKKATFEVVTKEKLNIRYDYQYDILMFTLLGILALLFAFLLKREDFKKGYGLEKPNIES
- a CDS encoding aminoacyl-histidine dipeptidase, which codes for MSKEITNLEPKALWENFYQLTQIPRPSKKEARIQEFIENFGKSLGLETIKDETGNIIIRKPATPGMENRKGVVLQGHLDMVPQKNNDTKHDFENDPIDAYVDGDWVTAKGTTLGADNGIGVAAAMTVLADKNMQHGPVEALFTCDEETGMTGAFGLKNDVLKGDILLNMDSEDEGELYVGCAGGVDANIEFEFDQVVVPSGVKAFDLVISGLKGGHSGMDIILGLGNANKLLVRFLKYAVTELDVRLAGINAGGLRNAIPREGTANIVVPEENVDALKKAVAEYEAVYKAELSSREPNLSFVAKEADMPKSLIDEAVQDGLIDSVNACPNGVIRMSDDMPGLVETSTNLASIKSENGTIAIQCLLRSSVDTAKDYLADRIDSVFSLAGATVVFTGGYPGWKPNMASPILKQMQQIYNDKFGKIPEIKAIHAGLECGLLGAVYPNWDMISFGPTIRSPHSPDEKVHIESVNKFWDFLVETLKNVEEK